TCAATGGGTCATCTGCCACACAGTGCACGGCAACATTCATGGACGGCTATTAGGCTGCAACAGTTCCCATTTATTTTTGCACGCACCTCGATACACAACGGTATCCGGGGAAGGGAATGAGATGCAGAAGCTTGACTACGCTTTTGGACAGGATGCGACCGACAGTGCAACTGAGTCATGTGGTTATGGAAATGGCTACGGTTATGGCAGAACAGCCGTGGCGCTTGCATCTGTTGTTGGACTAACCGCAATCGGGTTAAGTGCGCTTTGGTGGTAGCGCAAGACTTCATTCTCGTAAAAGCTGAACGGTCTTGAGTATATAGGGTACATGCCTTTTCAGGTGGGAATGTCGCTCCATACGCTACATTACGCTAGTGATGGGGAGGTGGCTCAGAATATATGATGGTGTTTTCGGTGGTTTCACCCGCTGGCCAGTATATCAGAACGCCGTGTTCTTCTACATTTTTAAGTTGCGGAAAACAGGCGGGAGCAGGTGAACTACTTGAACTACGTAGAACAAGCGCCAGAGATCTTGAAAACCGCCGTAGTCGCAAGGTGATATTAAGTCAATAGACCCCCATGCCGCTGGGGCGGCACCATCAGAAGGATGAAAATGGTCTTGTGTTGAATGATTTTTCTGGTGGCTGGAGAAGGCAGGTCGTTCCACTCTGGTGCCTTGAGCCCGCTCAATAGACTGACTACGACGACCTGGTGCACCACAGAATGTCGCTCCCGGCCCGGGAAGCACGCAGGATAGAATGATCAACAATGGTCGTTGCACCAGCCCTTCAATATGACCAGTTGCCAGGAAGGATTCGCATGGATGTAGTCTATGAACGTTGTTGTGGTCTAGATGTTCATAAGAAGATGGTAGTCGCTTGTGCTCTAACGCCCAATGGCAAAGACATCCGTACATTTTCAACCATGACGGAGGATCTGTTGGAGATGGTTGACTGGTTGGTGGAGCATGAGTGTACTCATGTAGCGATGGAAAGTACTGCTTCATTTTGGAAGCCAATCTACAATCTTCTCGAATCCGCGAATTTCGACGTGCTTGTGGTTAACGCCAAGCATATGAAGAACGTTCCAGGCCGCAAGACAGATGTGAAAGATGCTGAGTGGATTGCCGGGCTCTTGCGGCATGGATTGCTACAAGCTAGCTATATCCCCAACCGTGAACAGCGTGAGTTACGAGAGTTAATTCGCTACCGCCGTAGCCTCATCGATGAGCGAGCACGAGAGGTGAATCGAATTCAGAAGGTACTGGAGGGAGCCAACATCAAGTTGTCTTCGGTCGCCAGTAACACACTGGGGAAATCAGGCCGGGCAATACTGGATGCCATGATTCATGGAGAAGAAGACCCCAAGGCATTGTCCGAGTTAGCGAAAGGCCGATTGAAATCTAAAAAGGCTGATCTGCAAAAGGCACTGCATGGGCTGATAGGGGCCCATCAACGGATGATGCTGGCGGCACAATTGCGTCACATCGATTACCTAGATGAAGAGATTACCCGATTGGATGAAGAGGTTAAGGAACGTATGCTCCCTTTTGAGGAAGAGCTAGAGTTGGTTGACACCATCCCGGGTGTGGGTCGACGAGCAGAACAATTGCTTGCTGAGATTGGGACAAATATGGCTCAATTTCCGTCCGTTGCCCATTTGTGCTCATGGGCGGGGTTGGCTCCAGGAAACAACGAGAGCGCAGGCAAACGAAAATCGGGGAAAACCCGCAAAGGAAACCAAAAGCTAAGAACGGCATTGGTTGAGGCTGCTCGTGCAGCGGCAATCACGAAGCAAACCTATTTGTCTGCCCAGTATCACAGGATTGGGGCCCGTCGAGGGAAAAATCGGGCAGCGATTGCAGTGGCACACAGTATCTTGACCATCGTGTACTACATCTTAAAACGGCGTCAGCCCTACGTTGAACTCGGACCCACCTATTACGAAACACTCAAGCGAGACGCAATCGCCAAGCAAGCAATTCGAAAGCTTAAGTCTCTTGGTCTGGAAGTTGAGATAAAGCATTCGGCTTAGGAATTCACAAGGCGAACAGGTATAATTATCCATATAAACTCATTGCCGATGGGTTTAGTTCAGTTTGCCCTCCTACACACCTTGGTGGCCATTGATTTTCAGGATAGTGGACACCCCAAAACAGAGAAATTGTAAGTTTTAATATTCTGATATGATGGCTGTTTGCTGCTTTAGCTTGCTACGGCTATGATGGACTGGAAATACTTTTTTTCGTATTCAACCGGCGTTAGATAGCCGATTGATGAGTGTATCCGCTCCCGGTTGTACCACACCTCGATGTACTCGAAAATTCGTTGTATGGCCTGCTCTCTCGTTTTGAACTTTTCCAGATACACGAGCTCTCGCTTGATGATGCTGTGAAACGACTCAATACACGCATTGTCAAAGCAATTACCTTTGCGGCTCATGCTACCAACCATTCCGTATTCTTGCAGCTTTTCCTGGTAGTCATGAGAGGCGTACTGGCTCCCACGGTCCGAATGATGCAACATAGGCCCTGTCGGCCGCTGGCGTTCCCAGGCCCGCTCCAACGCCTTGATGCACAGCTCCTTCG
Above is a genomic segment from Alicyclobacillus acidoterrestris containing:
- a CDS encoding IS110 family RNA-guided transposase — its product is MDVVYERCCGLDVHKKMVVACALTPNGKDIRTFSTMTEDLLEMVDWLVEHECTHVAMESTASFWKPIYNLLESANFDVLVVNAKHMKNVPGRKTDVKDAEWIAGLLRHGLLQASYIPNREQRELRELIRYRRSLIDERAREVNRIQKVLEGANIKLSSVASNTLGKSGRAILDAMIHGEEDPKALSELAKGRLKSKKADLQKALHGLIGAHQRMMLAAQLRHIDYLDEEITRLDEEVKERMLPFEEELELVDTIPGVGRRAEQLLAEIGTNMAQFPSVAHLCSWAGLAPGNNESAGKRKSGKTRKGNQKLRTALVEAARAAAITKQTYLSAQYHRIGARRGKNRAAIAVAHSILTIVYYILKRRQPYVELGPTYYETLKRDAIAKQAIRKLKSLGLEVEIKHSA